Part of the Branchiostoma floridae strain S238N-H82 chromosome 11, Bfl_VNyyK, whole genome shotgun sequence genome, TATCCAATGCAGCGCCACATTTTGTTAGAATAACTGTGGGATAAGATTTTGTGATGTAGTGAATGGTTTCTGAACTTTCGAGTATTTGTAAGGCACTTTCTAGGTGCTGGGACAGCCTTACCAAAAATCAAACTACAACTTGTACAAGAGAAGGCTTTCATACAAGCAAGTTTTAAGCGGATGAGTAGTTCTTGTTTATCATTTCTTGAtatttgttatacatgtaatagattCAAACTAGTATCATTTAATCGTAAGGATGTGTGATGTGGCTCACCCAAATACCGTTAACATAACCTGTGACACGGTTCGGGATTTGAAACTTGGATTCTTTCCGATTATGCACGGCCGTCAACCGCAACTTACACCAGGAAAGGGTTTGGCTACTTCAGTCTTCAGCATCCTTTAAgtaaacttgactttgactCAGCTATAAAGCCTTACGCGGCATAAACCGGTATGCACCGGTATAGACCAGTAGACGCCCGCGTATAGCTTACGCAAGCAGGTGGAAAAGCGTGATAGCGAGCTGTGACCGGCCGACACGTTATCAAGGTAGTGGGAAATAGTGATTGAACTCGAGTGAACCGGGTCGGGAACCGAGAGGTGAATGAACTTTTGTCAATATTTTACAACTATTTCTTATTTATATTGATCATATTGACAGGGCACGTGGCAGACACGAACAGGTACATCCAGGTGTGCTGTTAGGTCACGCATGGTGCACGTGATTGCATCACTGCTGAGGAGTCCCTGAGCGACTGTTTCCTATTAATAGTCCGGACTACGTCAGAGGTTACCACCAAATAAGGACGTGTCCCGCGGGGATTGCCACTTACCCAGAAACAGCGCCGGAAATCGAAAAGTCTGGTGACGTTCGCGAAGTCATTCTCGCCTCGGTAGTGGACCAAGGTTTCTTAAGACAAGAAGGCAGTCTTCAAGATATTTAGAGATGAATATGATGATTCCTGCTGACGCCTCTCGAGCGACAGGCGGTCGCTGTGTGAAGGCTCTGCGGTGGATCGGCTGTCTGATAGCACTGGTCGGCATCATGATATCGGTGGCTGTGGTGATCATGACGGGCATGCAGAGCGAGGAGGGGATACGGTTTCCGGGAGAGGGACTGCTTCTGCTGTTCGTCGGAGTGGCACTTGTTTTACTGAGTCTGTGTTATACTTCATACTCTCCCCACGGCACAGAGAGAAGGCGGCAGAACTCTGTATTGAATACGAACATTGACCAACCACCCTCGTACTGGGAAGTCTGCGACTTAAGGTAGGCATACAGTGTGCTGTGTGTGTATCATAtgtcctgtctgtctgtggaGTTACTATATAAAGATACCAGTTTGTGTGGCTGGGTCAGAACGGGTCATTTCAGTTGACTACACGACAATCTAGAAATGTCCTCTAATAAAACAGTTTCGTTATAACCTGACATACCCAAACTGTTAGGCTAGAGTTTTTAACGTTACTTAATTAAGCAGGTTAAAAACTGGGCTCTCATCGGTTCTTGCGTTAAAGCATTCTGCCTAATACTAGGACTTTTACCAGAATGACAAGGCATATGAAAGGTACCATAAAAGTTGACAATGAAGCCGGAATATGAGCGGAAATTTTGGTTTCGTctagtatgtaacgttacatggatgTCGGACGTTGACCACTGTGTTTTCCCCAGCTTAAAACTTCCGCCTGACGTCGTTTGTACCTGAGTCACTGTCTGTGGTCTACCATGCATGAAAGAATAACAACGTTGCGGTATTTCTTCCTGGTAGTACACGCTTTAAATGTTCAATGTAATTACGTTACTGGGCAAGAATATTGTCATGTCGTGGTACGAAATGTACACTTTAACCATGTATATGTGAACCTCTGTCAGACCTTTAGTGTGCGTACGTAGGTGTATTCCGATGTACACCTGTCGGAACATGCACTATTTGCAAAAGGGCGGTGTTGTTTTTACCCTCTGTTAGCTTTCGTAACAATGTACGCGGCATTCAGTGGCAGATGCATCGTCATTACATCACTGTGAATCTTATAAAGGACGTTGACCTACTTAAAAATCGGTTACTTCATTTTCCTGTTCTCAAAACCTTGAATTGTCTTGAACAACAAATGTTACGTATTGTATTTAGGCCAGGCAAGTTTTCTCAGACTTAAACCTTTTTCGTTGTGCCTACGTGAGTTTGTACCTGTCCGCGATGTCGCTAGATTAGATCTCGGCCCAGTGAATACTAGTGTGTGACGTCAATGTTTTGTTAGAAGTGCCCGAAGCGCTCACGACAAAAACACATACAGACCGCAACTGCCATATTTACCCGTGGTTGCGTGATATGCCAGGGCCTCTAACCAGCAGGTTGTTTGTTTGGCGACAGTTGGTATTGGTTTTCTTCGCCTGACCGAGGAGTTTTTAAAAGAACTGAGCCCCAAAGTCAGACCCGTCTTACCTGAGTCCCATTCACGTCCTTCCAAGCGTTAACACCAGTTATAAGTGGTGCAGTCAACTTAGCACTTAGTTATATTTTAACACCCGTTGGGCTGCTCTATTGTAGAGCAGAATGTCACTTGAGACAAGTGACATTCTTTCTTCACTTATGCCACCCTTCCCTACTTGTGTTGCTGACAGACGGTCTTTCTTGCGAATTGGTGCAAGGCTCTTTGTATACACTGAGAATGGCAAAACTATAGGCAGTAAAATTTTCTAAGAATTTTTGCTTTGTCATGAAAAGGCAAGGACTTTGTTCACGCCTGTTATGGACCATGAATTGTTTACGGATAGATGATCTGGGAGACAGACAGGTGTGCAAACTATAAGTATGCCTGAGGCCACATGTTGTTTATAAACGGTGTCGATAAGACCTTGATTCCATATGATTTTTGTCAAGTCAATTGTGTCAAGCAAAGGTCTTCTTTTCCATGGTCAGCTTCCCTCGTTAATTTGACAATTGAACATATACTTAACGTTAATTCGCAAGATTCTGATAGCCCTTTGCCATACGCACGCCTTCTGTGCTTATGATGATTTATCCAATTATTGATCGGTTTATTGTTAATATCAATATCTGTGATGATGGTGTTATTCCCCTACCGATCGCGACGTTCTATCGTGTACGAAATGCCACCATTTAATATCGATGTGAATGCCACACTTAAAACCGTGTAGTGGCACCACACCTCAAATCGTGCAATGGCACGTTTATACCCAAAATTCTTCCATTATCTGGATGACGTGAATGTCCATTTTCCAGGTACCGTCTTGTGATATATATTACACCAAGGCAAAACCTGCCAT contains:
- the LOC118426485 gene encoding uncharacterized protein LOC118426485, translated to MNMMIPADASRATGGRCVKALRWIGCLIALVGIMISVAVVIMTGMQSEEGIRFPGEGLLLLFVGVALVLLSLCYTSYSPHGTERRRQNSVLNTNIDQPPSYWEVCDLSYDNPIMAPTVITEGGVIIVPTSRLRTISEGVVIDVDSLQGEPDEPLPKYEDVVGR